DNA sequence from the Ramlibacter agri genome:
CTGCGGCTGCGCCCAGTGCTTCGGTGGCGCCCGCGCCTGTGCCAGAGGCGACGCGCGTGTCGCCGCCTCCGGTCGCGGCCAAGCCCGAGCGCGAGCGCAAGGCAGATGATGAAGAGCGGCGCGCCGAGCAGCAAGCTGCGGAGCGGCGCGCCAAGGAGCAGGCGGTGGAAGCGCGCGCACAGCGCGAGCGGCAAGCGTCGGCCGCGACCGGCGCGCCAGCACCCTCCGCTCCCGCGCCGGTGGAAGCGCCGCCTGCGATCGCAGCGGCTCCCACGCCAGTGCCGCTGCAGGACCTCACGCGGCCGGCGCCGGCGGAGGCGACACGCCTGCCAACTGGCGTGCCCTCGATGCGCATGGCCCCGGCGCCCGCGCCAGCGTCCCCCATGGCGCAGCAATTGCGGCCGACGGCGCCGCCGGGCTGGGATGCCGTGCGCATCCAGGCGGATGCCCGCGACAAGCGCGTCGCGCGTGCGGACGCGGACAAGCTGGCAGGGTTGCTGGAACAGCTGCTGCAGTCAGGGCAGGACGGGAACGTGGGCGCGTCGCCGGCGCAGTTGCGGATGGAGTTCACGCAGGCGGGCTTGCCGGCCGGCGTGCTGGAGCTGGCCGCCGAAGGCTGGCGCTGGCGGCCCATGGGCGGGACGACACGGGCCCTGCGGACGGATGCCGTGTTGACCGAGCAGGTGCGGGAAGAGGCTTTGCGGGTGGTGCGGCGCTAGGCTAGCTGGGGTCGGCTTGTCGCCGAACCCAGCCTGCGGAGCAGCCGCGGAACCCAGGCAAGAAGCAGCCGCCAACCCAGGCGCGAGGCAGCCCGCAACCAGCGTGGCTCACTTGTGCTGGAACTGCGCCTTGCGCTTGTTCACAAAGGCGTCCATGCCTTCCTTCTGGTCGGCGGTGGCGAACAGCGCGTGGAACAGGCGGCGCTCGAACATCACGCCGTCGGCCAGCCCGCTTTCGAAGGCGCGGTTGACCGACTCCTTGGCGGCCAGCACGGCGATCTGCGAGAAGTCGCAGATCTGCAGCGCGGCGCCCAGCGCTTCGTCCATCAGCTTGTCCAGCGCCACGACGCGGCTCACGAGGCCCGCGCGCTCGGCTTCCGTCGCGTCCATCATGCGGCCGGTCAGCGCCATGTCCATGGCCTTGGCCTTGCCCACCGCGCGCGGCAGGCGCTGCGTGCCGCCGGCGCCGGGGATGATGCCCAGCTTGATCTCGGGCTGGCCGAACTTCGCGTTGTCGGCGGCGATGATGAAGTCGCACATCATCGCCAGCTCGCAGCCGCCGCCCAGCGCGAAGCCGCTCACCGCGGCGATCACCGGCTTGCGCACGCTGCGGATCGTTTCCCAGTTGCGCGTGATGTAGTCGTGCTTGTAGACGTCGGAGAAGCTGTAGGTGGCCATCGCGCCGATGTCGGCGCCGGCCGCGAAAGCCTTCTCGCTGCCGGTGATGATCATGCAGCCGATGCGCTCGTCGGCATCGAAGGCCTTCATCGCCTGGCCGAGCTCATCCATCAACTCGTTGTTCAGGGCGTTCAGTTGCTTGGGCCGGTTCAGCGTGATCACGCCGACCTTGTCCCCTTCGGTGCGGACGGTGATGAATTCGTAAGCCATGGCTTCTCCTTTTCGCTGTGACTATAACCAAGGGAAAGCGCGCTGCGGCCGCGCAGGGCCCGGTGCTAGATTCAGCGCGAAGGAGTCTCCATGTCCGAAGCCACCGTCCTCCACGAACAGCGCGGCGCCGTCGCGCTCATCACGCTGAACCGGCCGCAGGCCCTCAACAGCTTCACCCGCCAGATGCACCGCGAGCTGTGGGCCGTCCTCGACAGGATCGAGCAGGACAAGTCCGTGCGCGCGGCCGTCATCACCGGCGCCGGCCGCGGCTTCTGCGCCGGCGCCGACCTCGCCGAATTCGATTTCGAGCCCGGCCCCGACCTCGTGAAGCGCGCCGACCCCGGCCCCGTGATCGAGCAGGCCTTCAACCCCAGCGTGCGCAGGCTGATGGCGCTGCGCGTGCCCACCATCGCCGCGGTCAATGGGGTCGCGGCGGGCGCGGGTGCATCGCTGGCCATGACCTGCGACCTCGCCGTCGCGGCGAGCAATGCAAGCTTCATCCAGGCCTTCAGCAAGATCGGCCTCGTGCCGGATGCGGGCGGCTCCTGGTTCCTGGTGAAGAAGCTGGGCCTCGCGCGCGCCATGGGCTGCGCGATGCTGGGCGACAAGCTGGGCGCGAAGGACGCCAAGGAGTGGGGAATGATCTGGGACGTGGCGCCCGAGGGCGAAGACTGCGTCGCCACCGCCATGACGCTCGCGGAACGTCTGGCGGCGCTGCCCACGACGGCCCTCGTGCAGACACGCAAGCTGCTGCGCGCCGCGGCCAGCAACGAGCTCGACCAGCAACTGGACCTGGAACGCGACACGCAGTCGGGCCTGGGCAAGACCCACGACTACATCGAAGGCGTCATGGCCTTCCGCGAGAAGCGTCCCGCGCAGTTCACCGGCGAATGAGCACTGATCCCAAGGCGCTCGCTGCCCGCGTCGGCGCGGCCATGTACGCGGCGGATCCGGCCGTGCGCGACTTCATGCAGATCGAGCTGCTCGCCTGCGAGCCGGGCCGCGCGCTGATGCGCATGGTGGTGCGCGAGCCCATGCTCAATGGCCACAGGATCTGCCACGGCGGCCTGATCTTCACGCTGGCCGATTCCACCTTCGCCTACGCCTGCAACAGCCACAACCGCGTGACGGTGGCCGCCGGCGCCAGCATCGAATTCCTGAAGCCCGCGCACCTGGGCGACGTGCTCAGCTGCGAAGGCGTGGAGCAGGTGCTGCAGGGCCGGCACGGTGTCTACGACATGAAGGTGAGCAACCAGCGGGGCGAGATCGTGGCCGTGTTCCGCGGCAAGAGCGCGAGCATCCAGGGCCATGTGGTGCCCGAGGAGGACTGATGGCCGAATTCGCCCTGGAGCTGATCGAGAAGGCCAGCGTCGACGAACTGCGCGGGCTGCAGTTCAAGCGCCTGCAAGGCACGCTGCGCCACGCGTACCGCAACTCGCCGGCGTATCGTGCCAAGTTCGACGCGGCGGGCGTGCATCCGGACGACCTGCGCAGCCTGTCGGACCTGCGCAAGTTCCCCTTCACGACGAAGACGGACCTGCGCGACGCGTATCCCTTCGGCATGTTCGCGGTGCCGCGCCAGCAGTGCGTGCGCATCCACGCTTCCAGCGGCACCACCGGCAAGCCCACGGTGGTCGGCTACACGAAGAACGACGTCGAGACCTGGTCGCACGTGATGGCGCGCAGCATCCGCGCGGCCGGCGCGCGCCCGGGCGACCTGGTGCACGTGAGCTACGGCTACGGCCTGTTCACCGGCGGGCTCGGCGCGCACTACGGCGCGGAGAAGCTGGGCCTGACGGTGGTGCCCTTCGGCGGCGGCCAGACCGAGCGCCAGGTGCAGCTCATTCGCGACTTCCAGCCGGACATCATCATGGTCACGCCCAGCTACATGCTGGCCATCGCCGACGAGATGGAGCGCCAGGGCATGGACCCGCAGGACTGCAGCCTGCGCCTGGGCATCTTCGGCGCCGAGCCCTGGACCAACGACATGCGCGCGGCCATCGAGCAGCGCCTGGGCATCGACGCCGTCGACATCTACGGCCTGTCGGAGGTGATGGGCCCCGGCGTCGCGAACGAGTGCATCGAGACCAAGGACGGGCCGACGATCTGGGAAGACCACTTCTATCCGGAGATCGTCGATCCCGAGACCGGCGAGCCGGTGCCGGATGGCGAGCTCGGCGAGCTGGTCTTCACCAGCCTCACCAAGGAGGCGCTGCCCGTCATCCGCTATCGCACGCGCGACCTCACGCGGCTCTTGCCCGGCACCGCGCGCACGATGCGGCGCATGGAGAAGATCACGGGCCGCAGCGACGACATGATGATCGTGCGCGGCGTCAACGTGTTCCCGACGCAGATCGAGGAGCTGATCCTGAAGCACGCGGCGCTGGCGCCGCACTACCAGTGCATCCTCACGCGCGAAGGGCCGCTCGATTCGTTGACCGTCGCCGTGGAAGCCGGCCCCGGCCTGCCGCACGACAGCGGCGACGCGCAGGCGGCCGCGGAACGGCTCGCGTACGAGATCAAGGTCTACATCGGCACCAGCGCGCGCATCGAAGTGCGGCCGGCGGGTGGGGTGGAGCGGAGCGTGGGGAAGGCGAAGCGGGTGGTGGACCAGCGGCGGCTCTGACCCTCACGGGGGCGTCAGCGCTGCTCGATGTGATCCACCAGCAGGTCCACGTAGTGCGACGTTCCCATCGAGATGCGGATCTTCACCGGCAGGTACTGCAGGCTGGGCGCGAACCAGATGTCGGCGGTGATGTCGCCGCGCGGCTTGTCCAGCGGGCGCGGCTTCAGGTGGTAGGCCTCCACCTCGCCCAGCTGCGGCGTGGTCAGCGTCTCTTTCGCGATCACGTCGTAGACCCAGGTGTCCACGCCGCCCGGCCGGGCCAGCGGCACCGGGATGATCTCGCCGATGGCCAGCGGTACCTGGCCCGCGGCGAAGCGGTGCGCCAGGTCGACGAACTGGCTCACCGTGTCCTGCAGGCCAGGCAGCCGCGGCACCGACTTGCCGTTGTCCAGGGCGACCGAATCGGCGTTCATCTGGATCGCGCGCCGCTTGTTGCCCGGGCGGTATTCCTCGTACGCCTTCGGCCGCAGGCCGACGGGCGTGACGGTGCCCTGGCTCATCATCACGAAGTTGACGAAGTACTTCACGTCCAGGTCCAGCCGCACCTGGTAGTTCTCGCCCTCGCGCTGCCACTGCACATGCGCGCTGCCATACAGCGGCCCGCCGTAGAGGACGCCACCCAGTTCATAGGACAGCCGCGTGTCGCTGGGCCAGTCCGCCTGCGCGGCATAGGGGTTCGCCGGTGGCCCGCTGGCGGCCACCGCTGGTGCGGAAGCCGCGGCAACGGGGGCGGAAGCGGCTGCAACCGGCGAGGACGCGGCCCTGACGGGCGCGGACGCCGCGGGCTCCGCGGCAGCAACTGCGTCCGGTGCCGAAGCCGCGGCCTCCGGCGCGCTCGCTGCCTCCTGCGGCGCCTGCGCGACCTCGGGCTCGGCTTCCGGCACCGGCTTCGGCGCCGACGCGTGCGGCCGCGGCTTGATGATGCGCACCGGCGGCGGCGGCTTGAGCTTGGGCTTCGTTGGCGGCGGGACGGCCTGCGCCACGATCTCCGGCGGCGCTTCGGGCTTGAGCATCCGCGTGTACATCGGCGGCGCCATCGGCTTGATCAGCGCGTCCTGCTCTTCGTAGGCGCGGGCGAACCACTCCAGGCCCACGAGGTGGGCGACGACGACGAGCCCCAGCAGCAGCCAGCGGCTCAGTGTTGCGGGCCGAGCCACGATTGCGCTCGCGCCGCGTCGCGCAGCGCCAGCCGCCAGGTGGTGACGCCGGCCGGCAGGCTCAGCTCCAGCCGCAGCAGGCGCCGGTCGCGCGCGACCAGCGCGGTCACCTTGCGGTGCGAACCCGCGTACATGGTCAGGTCATCCAGCTTGTTCAGCCGCCAGCCGGAGCCGGCCACTTCCACGCCGAGCCACTCGTCGCCGGCCGCGAAGCCCGCCTGTTCCGCCGCGCCGCCGCGCAGCACGTTCTTCAGCGTGATGGCGCCGCCGTTCTCGCTGACGCGCACGCCCAGGCGCTGCTGCAGCTGCGAAGGTTCTTCCAGCACCGCGATGCCGTGCTGCTCCAGCAGCTCCTTCAGCGGCAGCTCGCGCGTGCCGTGCACCCAGTTGGCCAGCTCGCGCGTGAAGGCGCGGCCGCCCAGCTCTTTCAACACCGCGGCGAAATCTGCTTCGGCCATCGGCCCGGCCTTGCAGCGCAGCCACAGCGCGCGCATCACTTCGTCGAGGTTCGTGTGCCCTTCCACGCGCAGCGTCAGGTCGAAGCACAGGGCGACCAGCGCGCCCTTGGTGTAGTAGCTGACGGTGGCGTTGGCGGTGTTCTCGTCCTGCCGGTAGTACTTGACCCAGGCGTCGAAGCTGGCCTGCGCCACCGACTGCACCTCGCGGCCCGGCGTCTGCAGCACCTGGTTGGCCGTCTTCGTGAGCAGCTTCAGGTAGGTCGCGTCGTCGATCAGGCCCGCGCGCTTGAGCAGCAGGTCGTCGTAGTAGCTGGTGAAGCCTTCGAAGAACCACAGCAGCTGCGTGTAGTTCTCCTGCGTGTAGTCGTACTGCGCGAACTCCGCCGGCCGCAGGCGCTTGACGTTCCAGGTGTGGAAGTACTCGTGGCTGATCAGGCCCATCAAGGTCACGTAGCCGTCGGTGAGGCGGCTCTCGCCCACCCGCGGCAGGTCGCGCCGCGACGCGATCAGCGCCGTGGAGTTGCGGTGCTCCAGCCCGCCGTAGCCGTCGTCCACGCAATTGAGCAGGAACAGGTAGCTCTTGAACGGCGGCCGCTTGCGGTCGTGCCAGAAGCGGATCTCCGCCTCGCAGATCTTGTGGATGTCCGCGACCAGCCGCTCGCTGTCGAAGGACTCGGCGGCGCCCGCCACCACCACGCGATGCGGCACGCCGCCGGCGCGGAATTCGGCGCTGAAG
Encoded proteins:
- a CDS encoding enoyl-CoA hydratase; protein product: MAYEFITVRTEGDKVGVITLNRPKQLNALNNELMDELGQAMKAFDADERIGCMIITGSEKAFAAGADIGAMATYSFSDVYKHDYITRNWETIRSVRKPVIAAVSGFALGGGCELAMMCDFIIAADNAKFGQPEIKLGIIPGAGGTQRLPRAVGKAKAMDMALTGRMMDATEAERAGLVSRVVALDKLMDEALGAALQICDFSQIAVLAAKESVNRAFESGLADGVMFERRLFHALFATADQKEGMDAFVNKRKAQFQHK
- a CDS encoding enoyl-CoA hydratase-related protein, whose amino-acid sequence is MSEATVLHEQRGAVALITLNRPQALNSFTRQMHRELWAVLDRIEQDKSVRAAVITGAGRGFCAGADLAEFDFEPGPDLVKRADPGPVIEQAFNPSVRRLMALRVPTIAAVNGVAAGAGASLAMTCDLAVAASNASFIQAFSKIGLVPDAGGSWFLVKKLGLARAMGCAMLGDKLGAKDAKEWGMIWDVAPEGEDCVATAMTLAERLAALPTTALVQTRKLLRAAASNELDQQLDLERDTQSGLGKTHDYIEGVMAFREKRPAQFTGE
- the paaI gene encoding hydroxyphenylacetyl-CoA thioesterase PaaI gives rise to the protein MSTDPKALAARVGAAMYAADPAVRDFMQIELLACEPGRALMRMVVREPMLNGHRICHGGLIFTLADSTFAYACNSHNRVTVAAGASIEFLKPAHLGDVLSCEGVEQVLQGRHGVYDMKVSNQRGEIVAVFRGKSASIQGHVVPEED
- the paaK gene encoding phenylacetate--CoA ligase PaaK; this translates as MAEFALELIEKASVDELRGLQFKRLQGTLRHAYRNSPAYRAKFDAAGVHPDDLRSLSDLRKFPFTTKTDLRDAYPFGMFAVPRQQCVRIHASSGTTGKPTVVGYTKNDVETWSHVMARSIRAAGARPGDLVHVSYGYGLFTGGLGAHYGAEKLGLTVVPFGGGQTERQVQLIRDFQPDIIMVTPSYMLAIADEMERQGMDPQDCSLRLGIFGAEPWTNDMRAAIEQRLGIDAVDIYGLSEVMGPGVANECIETKDGPTIWEDHFYPEIVDPETGEPVPDGELGELVFTSLTKEALPVIRYRTRDLTRLLPGTARTMRRMEKITGRSDDMMIVRGVNVFPTQIEELILKHAALAPHYQCILTREGPLDSLTVAVEAGPGLPHDSGDAQAAAERLAYEIKVYIGTSARIEVRPAGGVERSVGKAKRVVDQRRL
- a CDS encoding DUF3108 domain-containing protein; the encoded protein is MARPATLSRWLLLGLVVVAHLVGLEWFARAYEEQDALIKPMAPPMYTRMLKPEAPPEIVAQAVPPPTKPKLKPPPPVRIIKPRPHASAPKPVPEAEPEVAQAPQEAASAPEAAASAPDAVAAAEPAASAPVRAASSPVAAASAPVAAASAPAVAASGPPANPYAAQADWPSDTRLSYELGGVLYGGPLYGSAHVQWQREGENYQVRLDLDVKYFVNFVMMSQGTVTPVGLRPKAYEEYRPGNKRRAIQMNADSVALDNGKSVPRLPGLQDTVSQFVDLAHRFAAGQVPLAIGEIIPVPLARPGGVDTWVYDVIAKETLTTPQLGEVEAYHLKPRPLDKPRGDITADIWFAPSLQYLPVKIRISMGTSHYVDLLVDHIEQR
- a CDS encoding M61 family metallopeptidase, which codes for MASTRSTGPHYRIEAADPAAHLFHVTLTIAQPQAAQRVSLPAWIPGSYLVREFARHLQKLGARQDGKAVAVHQVDKATWQVDCMPSTPLVLSYEVYAFDNSVRTAWLDQGRGFFNGTSLCLRVQGQAQEPHELELVAPRAFPHWEAATGLEPLKTGKRGFGTYLAADYDDLADCPVEMGAFFSAEFRAGGVPHRVVVAGAAESFDSERLVADIHKICEAEIRFWHDRKRPPFKSYLFLLNCVDDGYGGLEHRNSTALIASRRDLPRVGESRLTDGYVTLMGLISHEYFHTWNVKRLRPAEFAQYDYTQENYTQLLWFFEGFTSYYDDLLLKRAGLIDDATYLKLLTKTANQVLQTPGREVQSVAQASFDAWVKYYRQDENTANATVSYYTKGALVALCFDLTLRVEGHTNLDEVMRALWLRCKAGPMAEADFAAVLKELGGRAFTRELANWVHGTRELPLKELLEQHGIAVLEEPSQLQQRLGVRVSENGGAITLKNVLRGGAAEQAGFAAGDEWLGVEVAGSGWRLNKLDDLTMYAGSHRKVTALVARDRRLLRLELSLPAGVTTWRLALRDAARAQSWLGPQH